The following are from one region of the Lentimicrobiaceae bacterium genome:
- a CDS encoding glycosyltransferase, whose protein sequence is MNILLLCNKSPWPPHEGGPIAMNAMAEGLINAGHTVKILAINSNKYSIALSSIPENYRAKTRIEYVYIDLSVRPWPAFLNLFSGKSYHVERFISEDFRQALMAILRNEKFNIIQFETLFTTPYLDEIKMFSDAKLILRAHNIEHLIWERMAKGTFNPFKKYYLTHLASTLKKYELNTIRKVDGIVAITAKDAAFFRQHAGEIKVTDIPFGINNINEANPGKKSGYPTRRTGIFHLGSMNWLPNQEGIKWFINKVWPLIHKQFPDLEFHLAGREMPDWLRKCTTPGIVIDGEVPDAKAYMESFSVMVVPLFSGSGIRIKIIEGMLAGCAIVTTRVGAEGIDYTDGKNLMIAENATTFAEKISELILQPSLALQTGSNGRQLVMKSHNNAVLMQKLTDFYRAIQH, encoded by the coding sequence ATGAATATTTTACTGCTGTGTAATAAATCGCCCTGGCCTCCCCATGAAGGAGGTCCGATTGCGATGAATGCCATGGCCGAAGGGCTTATCAATGCAGGTCATACAGTTAAAATCCTGGCCATTAACAGCAACAAATACAGCATTGCACTTTCGTCTATCCCTGAAAATTACCGGGCTAAAACCCGCATCGAGTATGTGTATATCGATCTTTCGGTCAGGCCATGGCCTGCCTTTCTGAATTTATTCAGCGGAAAATCATACCATGTAGAGCGCTTTATTTCAGAAGATTTCAGGCAGGCATTGATGGCCATTCTGAGAAATGAAAAATTTAACATCATCCAGTTTGAAACACTGTTTACCACCCCTTATCTGGATGAAATTAAAATGTTTTCAGATGCAAAACTCATATTACGGGCACATAATATTGAGCACCTGATATGGGAAAGAATGGCCAAAGGGACTTTCAATCCGTTTAAGAAGTATTATCTGACCCATCTGGCATCCACACTTAAAAAATACGAGCTGAATACCATCAGAAAAGTGGATGGCATTGTAGCCATAACGGCCAAAGATGCTGCATTTTTCAGGCAGCATGCCGGTGAAATTAAAGTAACGGATATCCCGTTTGGCATCAATAACATCAATGAAGCAAACCCCGGAAAAAAAAGCGGTTATCCAACCCGTCGGACAGGTATTTTCCATTTGGGGTCAATGAACTGGCTGCCTAATCAGGAAGGTATCAAATGGTTTATAAACAAAGTCTGGCCACTGATTCACAAACAGTTTCCTGATTTAGAGTTTCACCTTGCAGGTCGTGAAATGCCTGACTGGCTGAGAAAATGCACAACACCGGGCATTGTAATTGACGGCGAAGTACCTGACGCCAAAGCATATATGGAATCATTTTCAGTAATGGTGGTTCCGCTGTTTTCGGGGAGTGGTATCCGCATAAAAATAATAGAAGGCATGCTTGCCGGCTGCGCCATCGTAACCACCCGGGTTGGAGCCGAGGGGATAGATTATACGGATGGAAAAAACCTGATGATTGCAGAAAATGCCACAACCTTTGCCGAAAAAATCAGCGAACTCATCCTTCAACCATCCCTTGCCTTGCAAACCGGGAGTAACGGCCGGCAACTGGTTATGAAATCGCACAACAATGCGGTGTTGATGCAAAAATTAACTGATTTTTACAGAGCGATCCAGCATTAA
- a CDS encoding LptF/LptG family permease has product MKRLYLLILRSYLGPLILTFFIALFILVMQFLWKYIDDLVGKGLPWYVVGQLLFYASTTFVPLALPLAILLSSLMTFGNLGERYELVAVKSAGISLSTFMRPLVVLSILISVFAFFFSNNVLPVTNLKFKSILYDVRQQKLALNIREGIFYNGIDGYVMRINKKEEDGITIRDVMIYDHSSRMGNTTVTKAESGTMIQSPDGNFLELTLYNGYNYDEKTDRRNDLKRPFQRTWFAEQYRKFDLSQFKMMRTNEELFRNHYQMLNLRQLTKSEDSLKNEINSRRDGLLRSTELSYYFNTQIDSGRIQIPEKETKVNNRIPAMQGMNKEELLQAHESALNAAKNARNNIEFSKNDLKERTVLVHKHEVEWHRKFTLSIACLVLFFIGAPLGAIIRKGGLGLPLVISIVFFVIYHVISMTGEKSVKAGQMDPVIGMWLSSAVLLPLGVILTLKATTDSPLFDPDIWKRFFTGKWLQKKPE; this is encoded by the coding sequence GTGAAACGACTCTACCTGCTCATATTAAGGTCATATCTTGGCCCGCTGATACTCACATTCTTCATTGCCTTGTTTATTCTGGTGATGCAGTTTTTGTGGAAGTACATTGACGATTTGGTTGGCAAAGGCCTGCCGTGGTATGTAGTTGGTCAGTTGCTTTTTTATGCCTCCACCACATTTGTTCCGCTTGCATTACCACTGGCCATATTATTATCGTCGTTAATGACCTTTGGCAATCTGGGAGAAAGGTATGAGCTGGTAGCTGTAAAATCGGCAGGGATTTCGCTCAGCACTTTTATGCGGCCACTGGTGGTGTTATCAATTTTGATAAGCGTATTTGCCTTTTTCTTCTCAAACAATGTTTTACCGGTAACCAACCTTAAATTCAAGTCAATACTGTATGATGTGCGGCAACAAAAGCTTGCACTGAATATAAGGGAAGGCATATTTTACAATGGCATAGATGGGTATGTGATGCGCATCAACAAAAAAGAGGAAGATGGCATTACCATCAGGGATGTAATGATTTACGATCATTCATCACGGATGGGCAATACAACGGTAACCAAAGCTGAATCGGGCACAATGATACAGAGTCCTGATGGTAATTTCCTGGAGCTTACCCTGTATAATGGATATAACTACGACGAAAAAACCGACCGCAGAAATGACCTTAAACGACCATTTCAGCGCACCTGGTTTGCCGAACAGTACCGGAAATTTGACTTGTCGCAGTTCAAAATGATGCGCACCAATGAAGAGTTGTTTCGCAATCACTACCAGATGCTCAACCTCAGGCAGCTTACAAAATCGGAAGATTCGCTCAAGAATGAAATCAATAGCCGGCGCGATGGCCTGCTTCGCTCAACAGAGTTAAGTTATTATTTCAACACACAGATAGATTCAGGTCGCATTCAGATTCCCGAAAAGGAAACGAAGGTAAACAATCGTATACCGGCCATGCAGGGCATGAATAAAGAAGAGTTGCTGCAGGCACATGAATCGGCACTGAATGCCGCCAAAAACGCAAGAAACAATATAGAATTCAGTAAAAACGACCTGAAAGAACGAACAGTACTGGTTCATAAGCATGAAGTAGAATGGCACCGTAAATTCACCCTTTCCATTGCCTGCCTGGTATTGTTTTTCATCGGCGCACCTTTGGGAGCGATTATTCGTAAGGGAGGGCTGGGGCTTCCGCTGGTGATATCTATTGTGTTTTTTGTCATTTACCACGTTATATCAATGACGGGCGAAAAATCGGTAAAGGCCGGACAAATGGATCCGGTAATTGGCATGTGGCTCTCATCTGCCGTACTCTTGCCATTAGGGGTTATTCTCACCCTGAAAGCAACCACCGACTCTCCCCTGTTTGATCCTGATATCTGGAAAAGATTTTTTACCGGAAAATGGCTTCAAAAGAAACCTGAGTAA
- a CDS encoding GNAT family N-acetyltransferase, whose amino-acid sequence MHLVEVKDKKQAGQFLDVARSIYKNDQNWICPLDSMVEAVFNPAVNVFFTHGEAIRWILFDEKGNAIGRVAAFINRKKAFNFEQPTGGMGFFECIDDQKAAYFMFDACKKWLSDKGMQAMDGPINFGENDNFWGLLVEGYMPQSFGMNYHHPYYRNFFESYGFKPYFEQVTNHLDLTKPFPERFWKIADWVRQRPGYSFRHFDWKKSTQLIQDFKTIYDDAWQFHENFTPIVKEDLLKSLSELKPIMVNEFIWFAYHDDEPIAFLVMIPDANELFRHFNGKLGLLDKLKFLYLKKKNIFTRTRITVMGIRPKYQKSGIEAAIFWHMDKVMKKMPNYKEIELSWVGDFNPKMRQLHESVGGHFAKKHITYRYLFSHNGEFHRATSIPLDTKEKAIKS is encoded by the coding sequence ATGCATCTTGTTGAAGTTAAAGATAAAAAACAGGCCGGCCAGTTTCTCGATGTTGCCCGCAGCATCTACAAAAATGATCAAAACTGGATTTGCCCGCTCGATTCGATGGTTGAAGCCGTTTTTAATCCGGCTGTAAATGTATTCTTTACACATGGTGAAGCTATCCGGTGGATTCTTTTTGATGAAAAAGGCAATGCCATTGGGCGGGTAGCTGCATTTATCAACCGCAAAAAAGCCTTCAACTTTGAGCAACCAACAGGCGGAATGGGCTTTTTTGAGTGTATTGATGATCAGAAAGCGGCTTACTTTATGTTTGATGCCTGCAAAAAATGGCTTTCCGACAAGGGGATGCAGGCCATGGATGGCCCGATTAACTTTGGCGAAAATGATAACTTTTGGGGGCTGCTGGTGGAAGGCTATATGCCGCAAAGCTTTGGCATGAATTACCATCACCCTTATTACCGCAATTTTTTTGAATCTTACGGCTTTAAACCCTATTTCGAACAGGTTACCAATCATTTGGATCTTACCAAACCCTTTCCTGAACGCTTCTGGAAAATTGCTGACTGGGTTAGGCAACGCCCTGGGTATAGCTTCAGGCATTTCGACTGGAAGAAAAGTACACAACTGATCCAGGATTTTAAAACCATATATGATGATGCCTGGCAGTTTCACGAAAATTTTACACCTATTGTAAAAGAAGACCTGCTTAAATCTCTGAGTGAGCTAAAGCCAATTATGGTGAATGAGTTTATCTGGTTTGCCTATCATGATGATGAACCCATCGCCTTTTTAGTAATGATTCCTGATGCCAATGAGCTATTCAGGCATTTTAATGGCAAATTGGGGCTGTTGGATAAACTTAAGTTCCTGTATCTGAAAAAGAAGAATATTTTTACACGTACACGCATTACTGTAATGGGCATCAGGCCAAAGTATCAGAAGTCGGGTATTGAAGCCGCCATTTTCTGGCATATGGATAAGGTAATGAAAAAAATGCCCAACTATAAGGAAATTGAACTGTCGTGGGTGGGCGATTTTAATCCTAAAATGAGGCAGTTACACGAATCAGTAGGCGGCCATTTCGCTAAAAAGCATATCACCTATCGCTATTTATTTAGCCATAATGGTGAGTTTCACAGGGCTACATCCATTCCCCTTGATACAAAAGAGAAAGCAATTAAATCCTAG
- a CDS encoding T9SS type A sorting domain-containing protein, with protein sequence MKNSLLLGLALSIGMYAGAQERNLSKVHKVNVRPVDSGLNYTDPSSAQQDGGTAVEIYNRSGELLKTNASSSANLFGIFNTDQRVVSAIPEANMVVFGNRAGGSFGATGNDLRVAYSTDLGATFTNFVINPQAGLNFRYPSTVIYNPAGNTDPNNMFAIYSGPYTDAAGWKGQFFGSARVGGADVNTTFENNEASVYLNHLNIGMTATASGNIHVASSRLNGTSTAYTNEGFEVLNGVFNSSTNQVDWELPRVKVQPELLEDGRIDAPRMVFSPDGTIGYIVCTAVDADNAYNPYGVEWPVVYKTTDNGQNWDKIDAFDFSEINAFKEYLWPTRADFDVVVPRWYNKWAAPENQSNNGVTVDKNGNLHIAGLVRSTNSIHPDSLSYFYSEEPLLIFDVFMNGDGTWNAQFVDSIRSAGLEDYLSVSLDQRINMSRTEDGSKVFVTWADTDPTLWGAGVTTNMQPDLFTWGYDVETSHFTTPVNVTAFSDYWGDNFWLHVSDRIVTEGNNFHIPLTTSINGTTEDDPVTHQYFSGVGFTEADFTNVNNHHIATPAAISSVAQNFPNPFSGISEVQVNLSVAASLSLEVYNLVGQKVFEVPATKAAAGTHVLTIDAKNLKSGVYTYSVIAGGERQTRKMIVK encoded by the coding sequence ATGAAAAATTCATTACTACTTGGCCTCGCGCTGAGTATTGGTATGTATGCCGGTGCTCAGGAGCGTAACCTGTCAAAAGTTCACAAAGTGAACGTACGTCCGGTTGACAGCGGTTTAAATTACACAGATCCTTCTTCAGCACAACAGGATGGTGGTACCGCAGTTGAAATTTACAACAGGAGCGGTGAACTGCTCAAAACCAATGCATCTTCTTCTGCCAATCTCTTTGGTATTTTTAACACTGATCAGCGTGTTGTTTCTGCTATTCCTGAAGCGAACATGGTAGTTTTTGGTAACCGCGCCGGCGGATCTTTCGGTGCTACAGGTAACGACCTTCGTGTTGCTTATTCAACCGATTTAGGCGCTACATTTACCAATTTTGTTATCAATCCTCAAGCAGGACTTAATTTCAGATATCCCAGCACTGTAATTTATAACCCTGCCGGAAATACTGATCCGAATAATATGTTTGCAATTTACAGCGGACCATATACGGATGCTGCAGGCTGGAAAGGTCAGTTTTTTGGAAGCGCCCGTGTTGGTGGTGCCGATGTCAATACAACTTTCGAAAACAATGAAGCAAGTGTTTATCTCAATCACCTGAATATTGGGATGACGGCTACTGCTTCAGGTAATATTCATGTTGCTTCTTCACGCCTCAATGGTACTTCTACTGCTTACACAAATGAAGGTTTTGAGGTGTTAAACGGTGTTTTCAACAGCAGCACTAATCAGGTTGACTGGGAACTCCCACGAGTAAAAGTTCAGCCAGAGCTACTGGAAGATGGCCGTATTGATGCCCCCAGAATGGTTTTTTCACCTGATGGAACAATCGGTTATATTGTTTGTACCGCTGTTGATGCTGACAATGCTTACAATCCTTACGGAGTTGAATGGCCTGTTGTTTACAAAACAACTGACAATGGTCAGAACTGGGATAAAATTGATGCTTTCGACTTTTCTGAAATCAATGCATTTAAAGAATATTTGTGGCCAACCAGAGCTGACTTTGATGTTGTAGTTCCACGTTGGTATAACAAATGGGCTGCTCCCGAAAATCAGTCAAACAATGGTGTTACAGTTGATAAAAACGGAAATCTTCACATTGCTGGCTTGGTAAGAAGTACAAATTCAATTCACCCTGATTCACTCAGCTACTTTTATTCTGAAGAGCCGCTGTTGATTTTCGATGTTTTTATGAATGGCGATGGTACCTGGAATGCACAGTTTGTGGATTCAATCCGTTCAGCTGGTCTGGAAGATTACCTGTCAGTTTCACTTGATCAGCGTATCAATATGAGCCGTACCGAAGATGGCTCTAAAGTTTTTGTTACCTGGGCCGATACTGATCCTACCCTTTGGGGTGCTGGTGTTACAACCAATATGCAGCCTGACCTTTTTACCTGGGGTTATGATGTTGAAACCAGCCATTTTACGACTCCTGTTAATGTAACTGCTTTCTCTGACTACTGGGGCGATAATTTCTGGTTGCATGTTTCTGACAGGATTGTTACAGAAGGAAATAATTTCCATATTCCATTAACAACTTCTATCAACGGAACTACCGAAGATGATCCTGTAACACATCAGTATTTCAGCGGTGTTGGTTTTACCGAGGCTGATTTTACTAACGTGAACAATCATCATATTGCAACTCCTGCAGCTATTTCGTCTGTAGCTCAAAACTTCCCGAATCCGTTTTCAGGTATTTCTGAAGTTCAGGTAAATTTATCAGTAGCTGCTTCTCTCAGCCTTGAGGTATATAACCTTGTAGGTCAGAAAGTTTTTGAAGTCCCTGCAACCAAAGCTGCAGCAGGTACACATGTACTCACTATTGATGCTAAGAATCTGAAGTCAGGTGTTTATACCTATTCGGTTATTGCAGGTGGTGAGCGTCAAACCAGAAAAATGATTGTTAAGTAA
- a CDS encoding T9SS type A sorting domain-containing protein gives MKKIVLILFGLLICYSVIAQQRNMTAIEKVYPRSFTSDLESSVNQQGLPQNADYQILFNKSGDLLKINVSSSANLFGIFTTDQRVVSALPEANMVIFGNRAGGSFGATGNDLRIAYSVDMGAEFTNFVINPQTGLNFRYPSTIVYNPSGNTDPANMFAIYSGPYTDAAGWKGQYFGSARIGGADVNTTFEDNEPTVYLNHLNVGLTATAAGNIHVASSRLNGTSAAYTSEGFEVLNGVFNSSTNQVDWELPRVKVQPELLDDGRIDAPRMVYSVDGSIGYLLCTAVDADNAYNPYGVEWPVVFKTLDNGQTWEKIEAFDFSEINTFKENLWPTRADENVIVPRWYNKWAAPENQSNNGATVDKNGNLHIAGLIRSTNSLHPDSLNYFYSAEPLLIFDVFMNGDGTWNAQFVDSIRSEGLEDYLTVSLDQRVSMSRSADGSKVFVTWADTDPTLWGAGVTTNIQPDVFIWGYDIETNHYTTPVNVTAFTDYWGDNFWLHVSDQVVTEGSDYYIPMSTSINGTTENDPVTHQYFSGVGFSEGDFVNVNTQNRELSSVISTVSQNFPNPFNGITEVKVKLSVSTLLSLEVYNLVGQKVFEIPAVRASAGMHKLAVDSRNLIPGVYTYSVIAGGERQTRKMIVL, from the coding sequence ATGAAAAAAATTGTACTTATTCTTTTTGGCTTGCTGATTTGTTATAGTGTTATTGCCCAGCAGCGCAATATGACTGCAATTGAAAAGGTTTATCCACGTTCTTTTACTTCTGACCTGGAAAGCAGTGTGAATCAGCAAGGTTTGCCGCAAAATGCAGATTACCAGATTCTGTTCAATAAGAGTGGTGATTTGCTAAAAATCAACGTTTCTTCTTCTGCCAACCTTTTTGGTATTTTCACCACTGATCAGCGTGTTGTTTCAGCTCTTCCTGAAGCCAATATGGTGATTTTTGGCAACAGGGCCGGCGGATCCTTTGGTGCCACCGGAAATGACCTCAGAATTGCTTATTCGGTTGATATGGGGGCTGAATTTACTAATTTCGTAATCAATCCGCAAACCGGCCTTAATTTCAGGTACCCGAGCACCATCGTGTACAACCCTTCAGGGAACACTGATCCGGCAAATATGTTTGCTATTTACAGCGGCCCCTATACCGACGCTGCTGGCTGGAAAGGACAATATTTCGGCAGTGCCCGTATTGGTGGTGCCGATGTAAACACAACTTTTGAAGACAACGAACCTACTGTATACCTCAACCACCTGAATGTGGGGTTGACAGCCACTGCTGCAGGTAATATTCATGTTGCCTCTTCGCGCCTGAACGGGACCTCTGCCGCCTATACCAGCGAAGGCTTTGAAGTTTTAAATGGTGTGTTCAACAGCAGCACCAATCAGGTTGATTGGGAATTACCGCGGGTTAAAGTTCAGCCTGAACTTCTGGACGATGGACGTATTGATGCCCCAAGGATGGTTTACTCAGTAGATGGCTCGATAGGCTACCTGCTTTGTACTGCAGTGGATGCTGATAATGCTTATAATCCTTATGGAGTTGAATGGCCTGTTGTTTTCAAAACATTGGACAATGGGCAGACCTGGGAAAAAATTGAAGCATTTGATTTTTCTGAAATCAATACATTTAAAGAGAATTTGTGGCCAACCCGGGCAGACGAAAATGTGATAGTCCCTCGGTGGTATAATAAATGGGCTGCACCTGAAAATCAGTCTAATAATGGTGCAACTGTTGATAAAAACGGAAATCTGCATATTGCCGGATTAATCAGAAGCACCAATTCATTGCATCCTGATTCTCTGAATTACTTTTATTCTGCAGAGCCTTTATTGATTTTTGATGTATTTATGAATGGTGATGGGACCTGGAATGCACAATTTGTTGATTCTATCCGTTCTGAAGGCCTTGAAGATTATCTTACAGTTTCGCTTGACCAGCGCGTTAGCATGAGCCGCAGTGCTGATGGCTCAAAAGTATTTGTAACATGGGCCGATACTGATCCCACCCTATGGGGGGCAGGTGTAACTACCAATATTCAACCCGATGTTTTTATTTGGGGGTATGATATTGAAACCAATCACTATACTACGCCTGTAAACGTAACTGCTTTTACTGACTACTGGGGCGATAATTTCTGGTTGCATGTTTCCGATCAGGTGGTTACCGAGGGTAGTGATTATTATATTCCAATGTCAACATCAATAAATGGGACAACTGAAAATGATCCTGTAACACATCAATATTTCAGTGGAGTGGGCTTTTCAGAAGGCGATTTTGTAAATGTTAATACCCAAAATCGCGAATTATCAAGTGTTATCTCTACAGTGTCTCAAAATTTTCCAAATCCTTTTAATGGAATTACTGAGGTAAAAGTGAAATTGTCGGTATCGACCCTGCTCAGCCTTGAAGTGTATAACCTGGTTGGGCAAAAAGTTTTTGAAATTCCTGCTGTCCGTGCATCTGCCGGAATGCATAAGCTTGCTGTTGACTCCCGGAATCTGATACCTGGTGTGTATACTTATTCGGTTATTGCCGGTGGCGAGAGACAAACCAGAAAAATGATTGTTTTGTAA